One Gloeobacter morelensis MG652769 DNA window includes the following coding sequences:
- a CDS encoding ComF family protein, whose translation MKLWLFSHRCPLCDRRASTYLCAGCAAAIEQCRRHPQSPVEICASVRVHVWGSYAGALRRALEVLKYKQRPELGDWLGERLGRWWLNQDKPPLAFQVVAVPLHPSRQAQRGYNQADRIARAFCQRTGFVYRPHGLRRIVATPALHGLDPERRARALEQAFAVGTAPAVRPVLLVDDICTTGSTLARCAAALLKAGSGAVEAAVIARPALDRRPRADA comes from the coding sequence GTGAAACTTTGGTTGTTTTCTCATCGATGCCCTCTGTGCGACCGGCGTGCCAGCACTTACCTGTGCGCCGGTTGCGCTGCGGCCATCGAGCAGTGCCGCCGCCATCCGCAGTCGCCGGTGGAAATCTGCGCTTCTGTACGGGTTCATGTCTGGGGAAGCTACGCCGGTGCGCTTCGACGCGCCCTGGAAGTGCTCAAGTACAAACAGCGGCCGGAGTTAGGCGATTGGTTAGGAGAGCGCCTTGGGCGCTGGTGGTTGAATCAAGACAAGCCGCCGCTCGCCTTTCAGGTGGTGGCTGTGCCCCTGCACCCGAGCCGGCAGGCCCAGCGCGGCTACAACCAGGCGGATCGCATTGCCCGCGCCTTTTGCCAGCGCACCGGGTTTGTCTATCGGCCCCACGGGCTGCGGCGGATTGTCGCCACCCCGGCGCTGCACGGCCTCGACCCCGAGCGGCGTGCCCGAGCACTGGAGCAGGCTTTTGCTGTCGGTACTGCACCTGCGGTACGACCGGTCTTGCTGGTCGACGACATCTGCACCACCGGCTCAACCTTGGCGCGCTGCGCCGCCGCGCTGCTCAAAGCAGGCAGCGGCGCGGTCGAGGCTGCA
- a CDS encoding cofactor assembly of complex C subunit B: MQQVTILSTLVLTLLLLVGLFFFLRASVKDRTEEAELDFSSQPQQLAHSLRAYLEGRSYRLVEEQGRRLVFSGVVAPSRFLAIFLTLLALLGLICLALVLAILLPAGEWAFALLPLLSPLAGLFYWRKARRPEQVVARIVATSQGAKLVIQAHRDEILVLKDTLETANG; this comes from the coding sequence ATGCAGCAGGTAACTATCCTCTCGACCCTTGTGCTGACGCTGCTGCTGCTGGTGGGACTGTTCTTTTTCCTGCGCGCCTCGGTCAAAGACCGCACCGAAGAAGCGGAATTGGACTTCAGTTCCCAGCCGCAGCAACTTGCTCACTCGCTGCGCGCTTACCTCGAAGGTCGGTCCTACCGCCTGGTCGAGGAGCAGGGGCGCCGTCTGGTCTTCTCGGGCGTGGTCGCCCCAAGCCGTTTCCTGGCCATATTTCTGACGCTCCTTGCACTTTTGGGTCTGATCTGCTTGGCGCTGGTGCTTGCCATTTTGCTGCCGGCAGGGGAATGGGCCTTTGCCCTGTTGCCCTTGCTGAGTCCCCTGGCGGGGCTTTTCTACTGGAGAAAAGCCCGACGTCCCGAACAAGTGGTTGCCCGAATCGTCGCTACCTCCCAGGGCGCAAAATTGGTCATCCAGGCTCACCGTGACGAAATCCTGGTCTTGAAGGACACTTTGGAAACGGCCAACGGCTGA